In one Aromatoleum aromaticum EbN1 genomic region, the following are encoded:
- a CDS encoding H-NS family nucleoid-associated regulatory protein, with product MSTYQEILAQIEALKQQAEEMRQAEIAGVIADIRQKIADYNLSAADLGFGAPARAEKPTLGKRGTVKAKYRNPATGASWSGRGVMPKWLKAELDAGKAKEAFLIADEGAQV from the coding sequence ATGAGCACCTATCAGGAAATCCTCGCGCAGATCGAAGCGCTCAAGCAGCAGGCCGAAGAAATGCGGCAAGCCGAGATCGCCGGGGTGATCGCCGACATCCGGCAGAAGATCGCCGACTACAACCTGAGCGCGGCCGACCTGGGCTTCGGCGCGCCGGCGCGGGCCGAAAAACCGACGTTGGGCAAGCGCGGAACGGTGAAGGCGAAATACCGCAATCCGGCCACCGGCGCGAGCTGGTCCGGCCGCGGCGTGATGCCGAAATGGCTGAAGGCCGAGCTGGATGCGGGCAAGGCGAAGGAGGCGTTCCTGATTGCGGATGAAGGCGCGCAAGTGTGA
- a CDS encoding putative toxin-antitoxin system toxin component, PIN family, translating to MASHTLRVVLDTNVLLSGIAYPGSVPGKIMAAWRHGSVDVVLSSFILDELRRVLPRLANRHGLSATEIDDLVDILSILAVMIDPLPAAEAELRDIDDLPVLGTLLAARDNEGADYLVTGDKDLLVLAERFPIVTPAEFWKRHGGL from the coding sequence ATGGCGTCGCACACGCTGCGCGTCGTTCTCGACACGAATGTGCTGCTCTCGGGCATTGCCTACCCGGGTAGCGTGCCGGGCAAGATCATGGCCGCCTGGCGCCACGGCTCCGTCGATGTCGTGCTGTCGTCCTTCATCCTGGACGAGTTGCGACGGGTTCTCCCTCGACTCGCCAATCGACACGGATTGTCGGCCACCGAGATTGACGACCTGGTCGACATCCTCTCCATCCTCGCCGTGATGATCGACCCCTTGCCGGCGGCCGAAGCAGAACTGCGGGATATCGATGACCTCCCGGTGCTGGGCACCTTGCTTGCCGCACGCGACAACGAGGGCGCCGATTACCTGGTGACCGGCGACAAGGACCTGCTCGTTTTGGCCGAACGTTTTCCGATCGTCACCCCTGCGGAGTTCTGGAAAAGGCATGGCGGTTTGTGA